Proteins encoded by one window of Salvia splendens isolate huo1 chromosome 5, SspV2, whole genome shotgun sequence:
- the LOC121805391 gene encoding filament-like plant protein 7 isoform X2: protein MAGWEKAKKDAISMKKDLDKAVHQKAALEERVGHLDAALKESTQQLHHVREDQERRIHGAMMKASEEFEKKRIDLQGKLAEAGKRIARSEAENSQLRNALSSKEKDIEELSKYKTQVEADLNAFVLRVDSSEKEKASLSYEVRVLEKELDIRNEETEFNRRTADIAQRQHHESLKKVSKLESECQRLRLLVRRRLPGPAALTKMRNEVEMLGKDQAGTRRRRSNSFMISSADYHIDDAAANTKINLLTEQLLRMEEQNRSLQYALDKKSSQFEFSSNMYAQAAPRSSQGDAQEEGSFKKERTERSLAALSDLGSDDKASCAESWGSTLVSELERFKNERQLGTQSSGYMETPEMNLMDDFAEMEKLAIVSIDYPATSSRHSSEEDKDNQSGNTSANRFPEQLDDMLKILLEYCQALKISPHEVLEDMKVALEHNNSDAAYLNKIGSQSHLHATTHSPKVSRQASNKSCNLEASDTGIASHISNTNKTDQMESNVGTQISKILELLEGINILPRDNGAPEDDRRLPYKNLATPTGYMIRVFQWKSAELSEVLKQIFQTCNELQNGKANLDQFVQVVASSLDWLVNHCFSLQDVSSMKDAMRSRLEWDESRSESDFDSGSANHSTGSNRVSIQREDTKKLTVELENTDLSTIDFEGRAQSPIFKAEAFKNQPKKETALQSMGKNEEQIKNLNMTEDQGTKFMDTNHEKRNSRKKISCPENDPEDKSNSVKRQEETCSNQETQPKSMRSNEAQDDGKPCEKQLRDDWEISAASEKLAECQETIHNLGKQLKALASPRDAAIYDTVVYTPADYVITSTPTSKRILSKRLSLLDNMLAEDSDKNGASPTATDHIQNGNIGSIVSTNAASESWSKFTDLDGIKGKVNTKEKVSMAIVPRKKKEGRNFLKKLFLWQKKGDRKKALFS from the exons ATGGCAG GGTGGGAGAAAGCCAAGAAGGATGCCATTTCTATGAAGAAAGACCTCGACAAAGCGGTGCATCAGAAAGCCGCTTTGGAAGAGAGAGTCGGCCACTTGGACGCGGCGCTCAAGGAAAGCACGCAGCAGCTACACCATGTGCGAGAAGATCAAGAGAGAAGAATCCACGGAGCTATGATGAAGGCATCGGAAGAGTTTGAGAAGAAACGGATTGATCTGCAAGGAAAGCTAGCAGAAGCTGGCAAGAGGATTGCTCGATCAGAAGCTGAAAATTCCCAACTCCGTAATGCTCTATCCTCGAAGGAGAAGGACATTGAAGAGTTGAGCAAGTATAAAACTCAGGTCGAAGCTGATCTCAATGCCTTTGTGCTGAGAGTAGATTCCTCTGAGAAAGAAAAGGCTTCCCTCAGCTATGAGGTTCGTGTTCTTGAGAAGGAACTTGACATTCGGAACGAGGAGACAGAGTTCAATCGCCGCACAGCAGACATAGCTCAGAGACAACACCATGAGAGCCTGAAGAAAGTTTCCAAATTAGAGTCTGAGTGTCAAAGGCTGCGTCTCCTTGTGCGCAGGCGGCTGCCTGGCCCTGCAGCCTTGACAAAAATGAGGAATGAAGTCGAAATGCTTGGAAAGGATCAAGCTGGAACTAGAAGAAGAAGATCGAATTCTTTCATGATTAGCTCCGCTGATTATCATATTGATGATGCAGCAGCTAATACAAAGATCAATCTTCTAACGGAGCAGCTGCTTAGAATGGAAGAACAGAACAGGAGTCTTCAGTATGCACTTGACAAAAAATCAAGCCAATTTGAGTTTTCCAGCAACATGTATGCTCAGGCAGCGCCCAGGTCATCACAGGGCGATGCACAAGAGGAAGGATCGTTCAAGAAAGAGCGGACTGAGCGGTCACTGGCAGCACTGTCTGATTTGGGGAGTGATGACAAAGCTAGCTGTGCAGAGTCTTGGGGTTCTACATTAGTATCAGAGCTCGAGCGTTTCAAAAATGAGAGGCAGTTGGGCACACAATCTAGCGGGTACATGGAAACTCCAGAGATGAATCTCATGGATGACTTTGCTGAGATGGAAAAGTTGGCCATAGTTAGTATTGATTATCCGGCCACAAGCTCACGTCATTCCTCTGAGGAAG ACAAGGATAATCAATCAGGAAACACTTCAGCCAACAGATTTCCCGAGCAGCTGGATGACATGCTGAAGATACTTCTTGAGTACTGTCAAGCATTGAAAATAAGCCCTCATGAAGTATTGGAGGATATGAAGGTTGCTTTAGAGCATAACAATTCAGACGCGGCGTATTTAAACAAAATAGGAAGTCAAAGCCATCTTCATGCAACGACACATTCCCCAAAAGTAAGCAGGCAAGCCTCAAATAAATCTTGCAACCTAGAGGCATCAGATACAGGAATTGCCAGTCATATCTCAAATACAAATAAGACTGATCAGATGGAGAGTAATGTGGGCACTCAGATAAGCAAGATTCTTGAGCTACTTGAAGGGATTAATATATTACCTCGAGATAATGGTGCACCAGAGGATGATAGGCGTTTACCATACAAGAATTTGGCAACGCCTACAGGCTATATGATCCGAGTGTTTCAATGGAAATCAGCTGAGCTATCTGAAGTTCTAAAACAGATTTTCCAAACTTGCAATGAATTGCAGAATGGAAAAGCCAATCTTGATCAATTTGTGCAAGTAGTAGCTTCTAGTTTGGACTGGTTGGTGAACCATTGCTTTTCCCTTCAAGATGTTTCGAGCATGAAAGATGCCATGAGGAGTCGTCTGGAGtgggatgaatcaagaagtgaGAGCGACTTTGATAGTGGATCAGCTAATCACTCTACTGGTTCTAATAGAGTGAGCATCCAAAGAGAAGACACTAAAAAGTTGACTGTCGAACTAGAAAATACAGATTTGTCAACTATTGATTTTGAAGGGAGGGCTCAGTCACCAATTTTCAAGGCTGAAGCTTTCAAGAATCAACCCAAGAAGGAAACAGCTTTGCAGTCTATGGGCAAGAAtgaagaacaaataaaaaatctgAACATGACAGAGGACCAGGGGACCAAATTTATGGACACTAACCATGAAAAGAGAAACTCTCGCAAAAAAATATCATGTCCGGAGAATGATCCGGAAGATAAGAGTAACTCTGTTAAGAGACAGGAAGAGACATGCAGTAACCAAGAGACGCagccaaaaag CATGAGAAGCAACGAAGCTCAGGATGATGGAAAGCCCTGTGAAAAACAACTCAGAGAT GATTGGGAGATTAGTGCAGCTTCCGAGAAATTGGCAGAGTGTCAAGAAACTATCCACAATCTTGGAAAGCAATTGAAGGCATTGGCTTCACCAAGGGATGCAGCTATTTATGATACTGTTGTATATACACCTGCTGACTATGTAATTACCAGCACACCAACTTCTAAGAGAATCCTTAGCAAACGATTGTCTCTACTAGATAATATGCTAGCAGAAGACAGTGACAAAAATGGTGCTTCTCCAACAGCCACAGATCATATTCAAAATGGAAACATCGGTTCCATTGTAAGTACTAACGCTGCATCAGAGTCATGGAGCAAGTTTACTGATTTGGATGGTATCAAAGGCAAGGTAAACACAAAAGAAAAAGTTTCCATGGCTATTGTCCCTCGCAAGAAAAAAGAGGGACGAAACTTTTTAAAGAAGTTGTTTTTGTGGCAAAAGAAAGGCGACAGAAAGAAAGCACTCTTCTCTTAA
- the LOC121805391 gene encoding filament-like plant protein 7 isoform X1, translated as MAGWEKAKKDAISMKKDLDKAVHQKAALEERVGHLDAALKESTQQLHHVREDQERRIHGAMMKASEEFEKKRIDLQGKLAEAGKRIARSEAENSQLRNALSSKEKDIEELSKYKTQVEADLNAFVLRVDSSEKEKASLSYEVRVLEKELDIRNEETEFNRRTADIAQRQHHESLKKVSKLESECQRLRLLVRRRLPGPAALTKMRNEVEMLGKDQAGTRRRRSNSFMISSADYHIDDAAANTKINLLTEQLLRMEEQNRSLQYALDKKSSQFEFSSNMYAQAAPRSSQGDAQEEGSFKKERTERSLAALSDLGSDDKASCAESWGSTLVSELERFKNERQLGTQSSGYMETPEMNLMDDFAEMEKLAIVSIDYPATSSRHSSEEGNGPSEGCSLPIIASDMVPVHSNESQTLIFSDKDNQSGNTSANRFPEQLDDMLKILLEYCQALKISPHEVLEDMKVALEHNNSDAAYLNKIGSQSHLHATTHSPKVSRQASNKSCNLEASDTGIASHISNTNKTDQMESNVGTQISKILELLEGINILPRDNGAPEDDRRLPYKNLATPTGYMIRVFQWKSAELSEVLKQIFQTCNELQNGKANLDQFVQVVASSLDWLVNHCFSLQDVSSMKDAMRSRLEWDESRSESDFDSGSANHSTGSNRVSIQREDTKKLTVELENTDLSTIDFEGRAQSPIFKAEAFKNQPKKETALQSMGKNEEQIKNLNMTEDQGTKFMDTNHEKRNSRKKISCPENDPEDKSNSVKRQEETCSNQETQPKSMRSNEAQDDGKPCEKQLRDDWEISAASEKLAECQETIHNLGKQLKALASPRDAAIYDTVVYTPADYVITSTPTSKRILSKRLSLLDNMLAEDSDKNGASPTATDHIQNGNIGSIVSTNAASESWSKFTDLDGIKGKVNTKEKVSMAIVPRKKKEGRNFLKKLFLWQKKGDRKKALFS; from the exons ATGGCAG GGTGGGAGAAAGCCAAGAAGGATGCCATTTCTATGAAGAAAGACCTCGACAAAGCGGTGCATCAGAAAGCCGCTTTGGAAGAGAGAGTCGGCCACTTGGACGCGGCGCTCAAGGAAAGCACGCAGCAGCTACACCATGTGCGAGAAGATCAAGAGAGAAGAATCCACGGAGCTATGATGAAGGCATCGGAAGAGTTTGAGAAGAAACGGATTGATCTGCAAGGAAAGCTAGCAGAAGCTGGCAAGAGGATTGCTCGATCAGAAGCTGAAAATTCCCAACTCCGTAATGCTCTATCCTCGAAGGAGAAGGACATTGAAGAGTTGAGCAAGTATAAAACTCAGGTCGAAGCTGATCTCAATGCCTTTGTGCTGAGAGTAGATTCCTCTGAGAAAGAAAAGGCTTCCCTCAGCTATGAGGTTCGTGTTCTTGAGAAGGAACTTGACATTCGGAACGAGGAGACAGAGTTCAATCGCCGCACAGCAGACATAGCTCAGAGACAACACCATGAGAGCCTGAAGAAAGTTTCCAAATTAGAGTCTGAGTGTCAAAGGCTGCGTCTCCTTGTGCGCAGGCGGCTGCCTGGCCCTGCAGCCTTGACAAAAATGAGGAATGAAGTCGAAATGCTTGGAAAGGATCAAGCTGGAACTAGAAGAAGAAGATCGAATTCTTTCATGATTAGCTCCGCTGATTATCATATTGATGATGCAGCAGCTAATACAAAGATCAATCTTCTAACGGAGCAGCTGCTTAGAATGGAAGAACAGAACAGGAGTCTTCAGTATGCACTTGACAAAAAATCAAGCCAATTTGAGTTTTCCAGCAACATGTATGCTCAGGCAGCGCCCAGGTCATCACAGGGCGATGCACAAGAGGAAGGATCGTTCAAGAAAGAGCGGACTGAGCGGTCACTGGCAGCACTGTCTGATTTGGGGAGTGATGACAAAGCTAGCTGTGCAGAGTCTTGGGGTTCTACATTAGTATCAGAGCTCGAGCGTTTCAAAAATGAGAGGCAGTTGGGCACACAATCTAGCGGGTACATGGAAACTCCAGAGATGAATCTCATGGATGACTTTGCTGAGATGGAAAAGTTGGCCATAGTTAGTATTGATTATCCGGCCACAAGCTCACGTCATTCCTCTGAGGAAGGTAATGGTCCCTCTGAAGGGTGTTCCTTGCCAATAATCGCTAGTGACATGGTTCCGGTTCATAGCAATGAATCACAAACTTTGATTTTTTCAGACAAGGATAATCAATCAGGAAACACTTCAGCCAACAGATTTCCCGAGCAGCTGGATGACATGCTGAAGATACTTCTTGAGTACTGTCAAGCATTGAAAATAAGCCCTCATGAAGTATTGGAGGATATGAAGGTTGCTTTAGAGCATAACAATTCAGACGCGGCGTATTTAAACAAAATAGGAAGTCAAAGCCATCTTCATGCAACGACACATTCCCCAAAAGTAAGCAGGCAAGCCTCAAATAAATCTTGCAACCTAGAGGCATCAGATACAGGAATTGCCAGTCATATCTCAAATACAAATAAGACTGATCAGATGGAGAGTAATGTGGGCACTCAGATAAGCAAGATTCTTGAGCTACTTGAAGGGATTAATATATTACCTCGAGATAATGGTGCACCAGAGGATGATAGGCGTTTACCATACAAGAATTTGGCAACGCCTACAGGCTATATGATCCGAGTGTTTCAATGGAAATCAGCTGAGCTATCTGAAGTTCTAAAACAGATTTTCCAAACTTGCAATGAATTGCAGAATGGAAAAGCCAATCTTGATCAATTTGTGCAAGTAGTAGCTTCTAGTTTGGACTGGTTGGTGAACCATTGCTTTTCCCTTCAAGATGTTTCGAGCATGAAAGATGCCATGAGGAGTCGTCTGGAGtgggatgaatcaagaagtgaGAGCGACTTTGATAGTGGATCAGCTAATCACTCTACTGGTTCTAATAGAGTGAGCATCCAAAGAGAAGACACTAAAAAGTTGACTGTCGAACTAGAAAATACAGATTTGTCAACTATTGATTTTGAAGGGAGGGCTCAGTCACCAATTTTCAAGGCTGAAGCTTTCAAGAATCAACCCAAGAAGGAAACAGCTTTGCAGTCTATGGGCAAGAAtgaagaacaaataaaaaatctgAACATGACAGAGGACCAGGGGACCAAATTTATGGACACTAACCATGAAAAGAGAAACTCTCGCAAAAAAATATCATGTCCGGAGAATGATCCGGAAGATAAGAGTAACTCTGTTAAGAGACAGGAAGAGACATGCAGTAACCAAGAGACGCagccaaaaag CATGAGAAGCAACGAAGCTCAGGATGATGGAAAGCCCTGTGAAAAACAACTCAGAGAT GATTGGGAGATTAGTGCAGCTTCCGAGAAATTGGCAGAGTGTCAAGAAACTATCCACAATCTTGGAAAGCAATTGAAGGCATTGGCTTCACCAAGGGATGCAGCTATTTATGATACTGTTGTATATACACCTGCTGACTATGTAATTACCAGCACACCAACTTCTAAGAGAATCCTTAGCAAACGATTGTCTCTACTAGATAATATGCTAGCAGAAGACAGTGACAAAAATGGTGCTTCTCCAACAGCCACAGATCATATTCAAAATGGAAACATCGGTTCCATTGTAAGTACTAACGCTGCATCAGAGTCATGGAGCAAGTTTACTGATTTGGATGGTATCAAAGGCAAGGTAAACACAAAAGAAAAAGTTTCCATGGCTATTGTCCCTCGCAAGAAAAAAGAGGGACGAAACTTTTTAAAGAAGTTGTTTTTGTGGCAAAAGAAAGGCGACAGAAAGAAAGCACTCTTCTCTTAA